The following coding sequences lie in one Niabella agricola genomic window:
- the pyk gene encoding pyruvate kinase, which produces MTETQKVRKKSLETATVSKDTDHSFNRTKIVATVGPACNTYDKLLDLVKAGVNVFRLNFSHGVHEEKKQIIEYIREINRKEKTTVAILGDLQGPKLRVGEMEGGGIIVEPGDTFIFTNKKMVGTKEKIYISYPNFHKDVKVGNKIMIDDGKLEVIVRKILPNNDVKVEVVLGGFLSSKKGVNLPDTKISLPALTPKDLADLDFIIKEQLGWVALSFVRQVDDIKKLRKILDKHKSKAKIIAKIEMPEAIPNIREIIHASDGIMIARGDLGVELPVEKVPLIQKSIIRKCIHRAKPVIVATQMMESMIDRSKPNRSEITDVANAVLEGTDAVMLSAETASGKHPTLVVQTMRKIILEIEKTEYHYDLANELQPQPHSPSLSSDAICYNACNLAKDTRADALIGMTQSGYTGFMLSSYRPKVPLYVFTKSHTLIDQLSLSWGIRAFFYDDDQHDLDTIFADQINILKKNGFLKRGDTAVSTGSTPVHLKLHTNTIKVTEVQ; this is translated from the coding sequence ATGACAGAAACTCAAAAAGTTCGCAAAAAGTCTTTAGAAACGGCAACCGTTTCAAAGGATACAGACCACAGCTTCAACCGCACAAAGATCGTGGCCACGGTAGGGCCGGCCTGTAATACTTATGATAAACTGCTTGATCTTGTAAAAGCAGGTGTAAATGTTTTTCGTCTGAATTTTTCTCATGGAGTACATGAAGAAAAAAAACAGATCATCGAATACATCCGCGAGATCAATCGCAAGGAAAAAACAACGGTGGCTATCCTGGGTGATCTGCAGGGTCCCAAACTCCGCGTTGGCGAAATGGAAGGTGGCGGTATCATTGTAGAACCGGGCGATACCTTCATCTTTACCAACAAGAAAATGGTAGGTACCAAGGAGAAGATTTATATCTCCTACCCCAATTTCCACAAAGATGTAAAAGTAGGCAACAAGATCATGATCGACGATGGAAAGCTCGAAGTGATTGTTCGCAAGATCCTACCCAATAATGATGTAAAAGTCGAAGTAGTGCTGGGTGGATTTCTGTCTTCCAAAAAAGGCGTAAACCTTCCCGATACCAAAATTTCATTACCCGCGTTGACACCCAAGGATCTGGCAGACCTTGATTTTATTATAAAAGAGCAACTGGGATGGGTAGCATTGTCATTTGTGCGCCAGGTGGATGATATCAAAAAACTCCGCAAGATCCTGGACAAGCACAAAAGCAAGGCTAAGATCATTGCAAAGATCGAAATGCCGGAAGCAATTCCCAATATCCGGGAAATCATCCATGCGTCCGACGGTATTATGATTGCCCGGGGTGACCTGGGTGTGGAACTTCCGGTTGAAAAAGTGCCGCTGATCCAGAAAAGCATTATCCGCAAATGTATTCACCGCGCCAAACCTGTGATTGTGGCCACGCAGATGATGGAAAGCATGATCGACCGTTCCAAACCCAACCGCAGCGAGATCACCGATGTGGCCAATGCCGTACTGGAAGGAACCGATGCCGTAATGCTGAGTGCCGAAACCGCCAGCGGTAAGCACCCTACATTGGTTGTACAAACCATGCGGAAGATCATTCTTGAAATTGAAAAAACAGAGTATCATTACGACCTGGCGAATGAGTTGCAGCCACAGCCGCACTCTCCATCGCTTTCCAGTGATGCCATTTGTTATAACGCCTGTAACCTGGCTAAGGACACAAGGGCCGACGCATTGATCGGTATGACGCAGAGTGGCTATACCGGTTTTATGCTCAGCAGCTACCGGCCTAAAGTGCCTTTGTATGTATTTACAAAGAGCCATACACTTATTGATCAGCTTAGCCTGAGCTGGGGTATCCGTGCTTTTTTCTATGACGATGACCAGCATGATCTGGATACCATTTTTGCAGACCAGATCAATATCCTGAAAAAAAATGGATTCCTGAAACGTGGGGATACCGCCGTAAGCACCGGCAGTACCCCGGTTCATTTGAAACTGCATACGAATACAATCAAAGTCACCGAAGTTCAATAA
- a CDS encoding Crp/Fnr family transcriptional regulator, with protein sequence MDYDLILGNITRHTPLNKKETNLFLSVLEYSEVRKRTCLLKAGRPCNVIYYVHSGALRAFYIDKNGKESTVMFATADWWITDMYCFLNRKPAMTCIEATGDSCVFQLSKDDLDRLFEEAPKFERFFRILMQNAYTREQLRIIDNLSLSAEEKYDKFLTKYPQIVKQVTQKQIASYLGITPEFLSYIRKNKVLRSIS encoded by the coding sequence ATGGACTATGATCTGATTCTGGGTAACATTACCCGGCACACTCCACTAAATAAAAAAGAAACAAATCTGTTTCTTTCTGTTCTTGAGTATTCGGAAGTCAGGAAACGCACCTGTTTGCTTAAGGCGGGAAGACCCTGTAACGTAATTTACTATGTACACTCCGGTGCACTAAGAGCTTTTTATATCGATAAAAACGGTAAAGAATCTACCGTGATGTTTGCAACAGCAGACTGGTGGATTACCGATATGTATTGTTTCCTGAACCGAAAGCCGGCAATGACCTGTATCGAAGCCACCGGCGATAGCTGTGTGTTTCAATTGTCGAAAGATGACCTGGATCGCCTTTTTGAAGAAGCTCCGAAGTTTGAGCGTTTTTTCAGGATCCTGATGCAGAATGCCTATACCAGGGAGCAGCTGCGGATCATTGATAATTTATCGTTGTCTGCTGAAGAAAAATATGATAAGTTCCTGACCAAGTACCCGCAGATTGTAAAGCAGGTAACGCAAAAACAAATTGCCTCCTATCTGGGAATCACCCCGGAGTTTTTAAGTTACATCAGGAAGAATAAGGTTTTGCGCAGCATTTCTTAA
- the serA gene encoding phosphoglycerate dehydrogenase, whose translation MTNKKETSYPKEKIRILFLENISDFAVQRFKDEGYSKVEKLSKALSEEELIKEIKNVHILGIRSKTHITKKVLDAAEKLQAIGCFCIGVNQVDLAAATEKGVVVFNAPYSNTRSVAELVIANSIMLIRRLPDKIKAAHEGIWMKDSKGSYELRGKTLGIIGYGNIGSQVSVLAEAMGMKVLFYDVETKLPLGNAKDAKTLKELLQQSDVVTLHVPDNPQTKNLITKNNLKYFKKGAILINYARGEVVNLDDLAKFMKEGHISGAALDVFPWEPEKNGDKFTSPMQNLPNVILTPHIGGSTEEAQENIGVDVSSKLFNFIEKGISNGSHTVPALALPSQEGVHRILHIHYNKPGVLSEINTLLSNNNINITGQYLKTNDEIGYVVLDVEKGVSKKAASILNNVKYTIKTRLVY comes from the coding sequence ATGACAAATAAAAAAGAGACCAGTTACCCGAAAGAGAAAATCCGGATTTTGTTTCTGGAAAATATCAGTGATTTTGCTGTACAACGTTTTAAAGACGAAGGCTATTCGAAGGTAGAAAAACTGTCGAAAGCACTCTCAGAAGAAGAACTGATCAAGGAAATAAAGAATGTACACATTCTGGGTATCCGGTCTAAAACACATATTACTAAAAAAGTATTGGATGCGGCAGAAAAATTGCAAGCGATTGGCTGTTTTTGTATTGGAGTAAACCAGGTTGATCTGGCGGCCGCCACTGAAAAGGGCGTAGTGGTGTTTAATGCACCGTACAGTAATACCCGTTCGGTTGCAGAACTGGTGATTGCCAATTCGATAATGCTTATCAGGAGATTACCCGATAAAATCAAAGCGGCACATGAGGGCATTTGGATGAAGGACTCCAAAGGTAGTTATGAATTAAGAGGTAAAACACTGGGTATTATTGGTTATGGAAATATTGGTTCACAGGTAAGTGTGCTGGCGGAAGCTATGGGAATGAAAGTGTTGTTTTATGATGTGGAAACCAAACTGCCATTGGGGAATGCCAAGGATGCGAAAACACTGAAAGAGCTGTTACAGCAATCGGATGTAGTAACCCTGCATGTTCCGGATAACCCGCAAACAAAAAATCTGATCACAAAAAATAATCTGAAGTATTTTAAGAAAGGAGCGATTCTTATTAACTATGCACGAGGAGAAGTGGTAAACCTGGATGACCTTGCTAAATTTATGAAAGAGGGCCATATCAGTGGCGCTGCGCTGGATGTGTTTCCCTGGGAACCGGAAAAGAACGGTGATAAGTTTACCAGTCCGATGCAAAACCTACCCAACGTGATCCTGACACCGCATATCGGAGGAAGCACAGAGGAGGCACAGGAAAATATTGGTGTGGATGTAAGTTCCAAGCTGTTTAATTTTATTGAAAAGGGAATCTCTAACGGATCTCATACGGTTCCGGCCCTGGCATTGCCTTCCCAGGAAGGGGTACACCGGATTCTTCATATTCACTATAATAAACCCGGTGTTCTTTCAGAGATCAATACGCTGTTGTCGAACAACAATATCAATATTACCGGGCAATACCTGAAAACAAATGATGAAATAGGCTATGTTGTGCTGGATGTGGAGAAAGGTGTATCGAAAAAAGCAGCATCGATTCTTAATAATGTAAAGTATACCATTAAGACGAGGCTCGTTTACTAA
- a CDS encoding serine hydrolase domain-containing protein, whose product MRVVAVIIAWTLLTIGCKSKTQAQKDKTEDIQSNALSFDVEQMTEADKARYQKVLSDFFDSALIRRGFNGGILVAKGGNILYESYHGFRDPNRKNDTIDAQTQFHLASTSKPFTAVTVLKLVQDSRIGLQDPVTRYFPAFPYPTVTVEQLLSHRSGLPNYLSVMEDKTKWNPKQMISNEDVLHFLEQYKPAPMFKAGSRFAYCNTNFVLLALIVEKVTGKKFPQYVKETIFDPLQMHHSFVYTPADSGKVIMSYKPSGALWVNDQFDNTYGDKNIYSTPEDMFKWDQALYNPGFIRQSLLDSAYQPHSHEKPSIHNYGLGWRMLNLPNGKNVIYHNGKWHGFTPAFGRLLDEKAVIIILGNKMNSNIYNMARKAYDFFGDYMQNQVSGGEEETESRTAAATAMPESTVKPAPHPAKKTVKAAPAKKKPYLRQSHYKTIR is encoded by the coding sequence TTGAGAGTTGTTGCAGTTATTATAGCATGGACATTATTAACGATTGGTTGTAAGTCGAAAACACAGGCCCAGAAAGACAAAACGGAAGATATACAATCCAACGCCCTTTCTTTTGATGTGGAACAAATGACAGAAGCGGATAAGGCGCGCTATCAGAAAGTGCTCAGCGACTTTTTTGATTCGGCATTGATCCGACGCGGATTTAACGGCGGAATCCTTGTCGCAAAGGGAGGCAATATACTTTATGAATCCTACCATGGCTTCCGGGATCCCAACAGGAAAAACGATACCATCGATGCGCAAACACAGTTTCACCTGGCATCCACCAGTAAGCCGTTTACTGCCGTTACGGTGCTGAAGTTAGTCCAGGATTCCAGGATTGGTTTGCAGGACCCGGTTACCCGGTATTTTCCTGCGTTCCCCTATCCCACTGTTACCGTTGAACAACTGCTGTCGCATAGAAGCGGGCTTCCCAATTATCTTTCTGTAATGGAAGATAAAACCAAATGGAACCCCAAGCAGATGATCTCTAATGAGGATGTATTGCATTTCCTTGAACAATATAAACCGGCTCCCATGTTTAAAGCCGGCAGCCGTTTTGCTTATTGCAACACCAACTTTGTTTTACTGGCGTTAATCGTCGAAAAGGTGACAGGAAAAAAATTCCCGCAATACGTGAAAGAAACCATTTTTGACCCGCTGCAGATGCACCATTCATTTGTGTATACTCCTGCAGACAGCGGCAAGGTAATTATGTCGTACAAGCCCTCGGGGGCGCTTTGGGTTAATGATCAGTTTGACAACACCTATGGCGATAAAAATATCTACAGCACGCCGGAAGATATGTTTAAATGGGACCAGGCATTATACAATCCCGGCTTTATCCGGCAATCGCTGCTCGATTCTGCTTATCAGCCACACAGCCATGAAAAACCGTCCATCCATAATTATGGGCTGGGCTGGCGGATGCTGAATTTGCCTAATGGCAAAAATGTGATTTACCACAACGGAAAATGGCATGGCTTTACACCCGCTTTTGGAAGGCTCCTGGATGAAAAAGCGGTAATCATCATTCTGGGCAATAAAATGAACTCCAATATTTATAATATGGCGCGTAAGGCCTATGATTTTTTTGGAGACTACATGCAGAACCAGGTAAGCGGTGGTGAGGAAGAAACCGAAAGCCGGACCGCTGCAGCAACGGCTATGCCGGAATCCACTGTAAAACCAGCGCCGCATCCTGCAAAAAAAACAGTAAAGGCCGCGCCTGCAAAAAAAAAACCGTACCTCCGGCAGAGCCACTACAAAACAATCCGTTAA
- a CDS encoding peptide chain release factor 3 — MKYHEEIMHRRTFAIISHPDAGKTTLTEKFLLFGGAIQVAGAVKSNKIKKSATSDFMEIERQRGISVATSVMSFEYQNILINLLDTPGHKDFAEDTFRTLTAVDSVILVVDSVNGVEEQTRRLMEVCRMRDTPVIVFINKMDRDGKNRFDLLEEIEKELNISLHPMTWPINSGKDFKGVYNLYDKNIRLFTANTKAEEEDTLAISDIQDPILDSRLGQTDATILREDVELVDGVNGELNVADYLAAKVSPVFFGSAINNFGVKEMLDTFIRIAPPPQSRETTTREVNVEEEKLSGFIFKIHANLDPKHRDRIAFFRVCSGKFERNKYFHHVRLNKDVRFSNPYSFMARDKSIIQDAYAGDVVGLFDTGNFKIGDTLTEGENFYFTGIPSFSPEIFKEVVNKDPMKTKQLEKGLLQLTDEGVAQLFTQFGGTRKIVGCVGELQFEVIQYRLLHEYGASVEFRALPFYKACWLTSKDSKKLEDFGKFKQTNTGEDKDGNMVYLAQSEWFLNTEITNNPDIEFHFSSEIHQ; from the coding sequence ATGAAGTATCACGAGGAGATCATGCACCGGCGCACCTTCGCAATCATTAGTCACCCGGACGCCGGTAAGACCACGCTTACAGAAAAGTTCCTTTTATTTGGCGGAGCCATCCAGGTTGCCGGTGCTGTAAAGAGCAATAAAATAAAGAAATCAGCTACATCGGATTTTATGGAAATCGAGCGGCAACGGGGAATCTCCGTAGCCACATCGGTAATGAGTTTTGAATACCAGAATATTTTGATCAATCTCCTGGATACACCGGGTCACAAGGACTTCGCAGAGGATACGTTTCGTACCCTTACTGCCGTAGATAGCGTAATCCTCGTTGTAGACAGTGTGAACGGCGTTGAGGAACAAACCCGCCGTTTGATGGAAGTGTGCCGGATGCGTGACACACCGGTGATCGTATTCATTAACAAAATGGACCGCGATGGAAAGAACCGGTTCGACCTTCTGGAAGAAATCGAAAAAGAACTGAATATTTCCCTGCACCCCATGACCTGGCCCATCAACAGCGGGAAGGATTTTAAGGGCGTATACAACCTTTACGACAAAAACATCCGGCTGTTCACCGCCAATACCAAGGCCGAGGAAGAAGACACACTGGCCATTTCAGACATTCAAGACCCCATCCTGGATAGCCGGCTGGGGCAGACCGATGCGACCATCCTGAGGGAGGATGTAGAGCTGGTGGATGGCGTGAATGGCGAACTGAATGTGGCCGATTACCTGGCTGCTAAAGTTTCGCCGGTATTCTTTGGAAGCGCCATCAACAACTTTGGAGTAAAGGAAATGCTGGACACCTTTATCCGCATTGCCCCACCACCGCAAAGCCGCGAAACCACCACCCGGGAAGTGAATGTGGAAGAAGAAAAACTCAGCGGGTTCATTTTTAAAATTCATGCCAACCTCGATCCCAAACACCGCGACCGGATCGCGTTTTTCAGGGTTTGCTCGGGGAAGTTTGAACGCAATAAATATTTTCACCATGTGCGTTTAAATAAAGATGTACGCTTTAGTAATCCCTACTCCTTTATGGCCCGGGATAAAAGCATCATCCAGGATGCCTATGCCGGCGATGTGGTAGGTTTATTTGATACCGGGAACTTTAAGATCGGTGATACGTTAACAGAAGGGGAAAATTTCTATTTTACCGGGATTCCTTCCTTCTCCCCAGAAATTTTCAAAGAGGTTGTTAATAAAGACCCCATGAAAACCAAACAACTGGAGAAAGGGTTACTGCAGCTGACAGACGAAGGAGTAGCACAGTTGTTTACCCAATTTGGAGGTACCCGGAAAATTGTAGGCTGTGTAGGAGAACTCCAGTTTGAAGTGATCCAGTACCGCCTCCTGCATGAATACGGAGCTTCCGTCGAGTTCAGGGCCTTGCCTTTTTACAAAGCCTGCTGGCTTACCAGCAAGGACTCCAAAAAGCTGGAAGACTTTGGAAAATTTAAACAAACCAATACCGGCGAAGACAAGGATGGCAATATGGTGTACCTGGCACAAAGCGAGTGGTTCCTGAATACCGAAATTACCAATAACCCCGATATCGAGTTTCACTTCAGCAGTGAGATCCATCAGTAA
- a CDS encoding M28 family peptidase: protein MRIFRLLFPALIPVLHLSAQSTFNAAAVEKTIRFLAADEMKGRTVYSPEIDKAADFIAASFKKSGLQPLQGNSFLQPFVVYSAAFRGLTARVDQKDVSKDNVIVITGEPELEVTEKSGYAISAIPAGSSLFREASTTVNNGKNNIVLVDESFASDFKRLVFFKRNFFKRAGSTVFILGKPALQTYTIKASHLITEHKLANVAGLLPGTSRKDEYVIFSAHYDHIGIGKPVNGDSIYNGANDDASGTTAVIMLADHFAALKNNERSIIFVAFTAEESGGFGSQYFSRQLDPSKIAAMLNIEMIGTDSKWGKNSAYITGFGKSSLGTILQQNLSGTGFEFHPDPYPDQNLFYRSDNATLAKLGVPAHTISTSKMDNEPHYHQPSDAVETLDLANMTEIIRSIGISAHSIIAGKDTPSRVKEE, encoded by the coding sequence ATGCGCATTTTCAGGCTTCTTTTCCCGGCATTGATCCCGGTTCTACATTTATCGGCCCAAAGCACCTTCAACGCTGCTGCGGTGGAAAAGACCATCCGCTTTCTTGCCGCCGACGAAATGAAAGGACGGACGGTTTATTCCCCCGAAATCGATAAAGCTGCCGATTTTATTGCAGCCTCTTTTAAGAAAAGCGGCTTGCAACCCTTACAGGGTAATTCCTTTTTGCAGCCCTTTGTGGTGTACAGTGCAGCATTCAGAGGACTTACCGCACGGGTGGATCAAAAGGATGTTTCAAAAGATAATGTGATCGTGATCACCGGTGAACCGGAACTGGAAGTAACAGAAAAATCGGGGTATGCCATCAGCGCAATCCCGGCAGGCAGCTCGCTCTTCCGCGAAGCATCTACAACTGTTAACAATGGCAAGAATAACATTGTACTGGTAGATGAAAGTTTTGCCTCCGACTTTAAGCGGCTGGTCTTCTTTAAACGGAACTTTTTTAAACGGGCGGGTTCTACAGTTTTTATACTGGGCAAACCGGCGCTGCAAACGTACACTATCAAGGCCTCACACCTGATTACAGAGCACAAACTTGCCAACGTGGCCGGGCTGCTTCCGGGAACGTCACGTAAAGATGAATATGTAATCTTTTCTGCCCATTATGATCATATTGGCATTGGCAAGCCCGTGAACGGCGATTCCATTTACAATGGCGCCAATGATGATGCATCCGGAACAACGGCCGTAATCATGCTTGCAGATCATTTTGCTGCTTTAAAAAACAACGAGCGCTCCATCATTTTTGTAGCCTTTACTGCCGAAGAATCCGGGGGCTTTGGTTCCCAATATTTCAGCAGGCAACTGGACCCGTCTAAAATTGCAGCAATGCTGAACATTGAAATGATCGGTACCGATAGCAAATGGGGAAAGAACTCGGCATACATCACCGGCTTCGGGAAATCTTCGCTGGGCACGATTCTTCAGCAAAACCTGTCCGGAACGGGTTTTGAATTTCATCCCGATCCCTACCCCGATCAAAACCTGTTTTATCGTTCCGACAATGCCACACTTGCAAAACTGGGTGTTCCGGCCCACACCATTTCTACTTCAAAAATGGACAATGAACCACATTATCACCAGCCCAGCGATGCTGTAGAAACCCTGGACCTCGCCAATATGACAGAAATCATCCGGTCCATCGGAATCAGCGCACACTCTATTATTGCCGGTAAAGACACTCCTTCCCGGGTAAAAGAAGAATAA
- the purB gene encoding adenylosuccinate lyase, whose product MSLTAISPVDGRYHKQVQQLQEYYSEYALIKYRVIVEIEYLFFLAEKKFLKLSAAAKKHLRAVIENFGTDQAKAIKEIEKTTNHDVKAVEYFLKAELDKTDAKEAKEWIHFGLTSQDVNNTAIPMLWKGSMEQELVPAYVNLQSQLKELAKQWSDVSMLAKTHGQPASPTKLGKEFMVFVERIDNQVQQFSYIPFAAKFGGATGNFNAHHVAYPKMDWIKFGNEFVDEVLGLQRMQYTTQIEHYDNLAAHFDAIKRINTILLDLCRDIWTYISMDYFKQKTKAGEVGSSAMPHKVNPIDFENAEGNLGIANALLEHLSAKLPVSRLQRDLTDSTVLRNIGVPVAHTIIAIKSIEKGLGKLVLNEAKLKQDLEDNWAVVAEAIQTILRREKYPNPYEALKALTRGKAGITKAAIHAFIKGLKISADLKKELRQITPHNYTGIVAKY is encoded by the coding sequence ATGTCTTTAACAGCAATTTCGCCGGTAGACGGCCGTTATCATAAACAGGTACAGCAACTGCAGGAATATTACAGTGAATATGCACTGATCAAATATCGTGTGATTGTGGAAATCGAGTATCTTTTTTTTCTGGCGGAAAAGAAATTTCTGAAATTATCCGCTGCGGCAAAAAAACACCTGCGGGCGGTGATTGAAAATTTCGGTACCGATCAGGCAAAAGCGATTAAGGAAATTGAGAAAACAACCAATCACGATGTAAAGGCGGTAGAGTATTTTCTGAAAGCGGAACTGGACAAAACCGATGCAAAAGAAGCGAAGGAATGGATCCATTTTGGGCTTACCTCGCAGGATGTGAACAATACAGCCATTCCAATGCTATGGAAAGGCAGTATGGAGCAGGAGCTGGTGCCTGCTTATGTTAACCTGCAGTCGCAACTGAAGGAGTTGGCGAAACAATGGAGTGATGTATCGATGCTGGCTAAAACCCACGGACAGCCTGCTTCTCCTACCAAGCTCGGAAAGGAGTTTATGGTTTTTGTAGAGCGAATCGATAACCAGGTGCAGCAATTCTCTTATATCCCTTTTGCGGCTAAATTTGGAGGTGCCACCGGTAATTTTAACGCCCACCATGTGGCTTACCCCAAAATGGACTGGATCAAGTTCGGGAATGAATTTGTAGATGAGGTCCTGGGATTACAGCGGATGCAATACACTACCCAGATTGAACACTACGACAATCTGGCGGCGCATTTTGATGCGATCAAACGGATAAACACGATCCTGCTGGACCTTTGCCGCGATATATGGACCTATATCAGTATGGATTATTTTAAACAGAAAACCAAGGCCGGAGAAGTGGGCTCTTCTGCCATGCCGCATAAGGTAAACCCGATCGATTTTGAAAATGCGGAAGGTAACCTGGGTATTGCGAATGCATTGCTTGAGCATCTTTCGGCCAAGCTTCCGGTGAGCCGTCTGCAACGGGATCTTACAGACAGCACGGTATTGCGCAATATCGGAGTGCCGGTGGCTCACACCATCATTGCCATCAAAAGTATTGAAAAAGGGCTGGGCAAACTGGTGCTGAATGAAGCCAAACTGAAGCAGGACCTGGAAGATAACTGGGCCGTGGTAGCCGAAGCCATACAAACCATTCTGCGCAGGGAAAAATATCCCAATCCGTATGAGGCATTAAAAGCGCTTACAAGAGGAAAGGCCGGCATCACCAAAGCCGCCATTCATGCATTTATAAAGGGATTGAAGATCTCTGCTGATCTGAAGAAAGAGCTCCGGCAAATTACCCCGCATAATTACACAGGGATCGTGGCAAAGTACTAA
- a CDS encoding menaquinone biosynthetic enzyme MqnA/MqnD family protein → MHKNKGFGVEEKIRVGIINYLNTRPLLYGLQFPPITEKIELIEDVPAKLAELLLNDQIDVGLVPVAITQKLPQYYINGNYCIGAIGNVASVCVFSQVPLERVEKIHLDYQSRSSVALCRWLIQNHWKIQPEIVDARNESFLNEIKGTTAGLVIGDRALQQRTKFEYIYDLAGEWKNATGLPFVFAAWVSTRKLPDHFITEFDKANAYGLDHLDEVIARIPEGIYDLKKYYSQDLSYILDEEKRKGLERFLQILATPA, encoded by the coding sequence TTGCACAAAAATAAAGGATTCGGCGTGGAAGAAAAGATAAGAGTTGGAATAATTAATTACCTCAATACGAGACCCCTTTTATACGGTTTACAGTTTCCCCCCATCACAGAAAAGATTGAACTGATCGAAGACGTACCCGCAAAACTGGCGGAGCTGCTGCTGAATGACCAGATTGATGTGGGATTGGTTCCGGTAGCCATTACACAAAAGCTGCCGCAGTACTATATCAACGGCAACTACTGCATCGGTGCCATCGGCAACGTCGCTTCCGTTTGCGTATTCAGCCAGGTCCCTCTTGAACGGGTGGAAAAAATTCACCTCGATTATCAAAGCCGGTCGTCGGTGGCCCTATGCCGGTGGCTGATTCAAAACCACTGGAAGATCCAGCCGGAGATCGTCGATGCCCGCAATGAGTCGTTTCTCAACGAGATAAAGGGTACTACTGCGGGTTTGGTCATTGGCGACCGGGCCTTGCAGCAACGTACAAAATTTGAATACATTTATGATCTGGCGGGGGAATGGAAAAACGCAACCGGCCTGCCCTTCGTTTTTGCCGCCTGGGTAAGTACCCGGAAACTACCGGATCATTTTATCACTGAATTTGATAAAGCCAACGCTTACGGCCTGGACCACCTGGATGAGGTGATTGCGCGGATACCGGAGGGCATCTATGATCTCAAAAAGTATTACTCACAGGACCTCAGCTATATCCTTGATGAAGAAAAACGCAAAGGACTGGAGCGCTTTTTACAGATCCTTGCCACGCCGGCATAA